CAGTGTatcaaccagaaaaaaaccccaaaccctcaagagaaaaagagaacacGTAGAGATTAGAACCAGAGAAATTCAGGTGGACCCCAGTTACCTGTCTGTGATTGTGGCTACTTGGGGGAACTGTCTGCGGTGGCAAGCAGTGGGTGCTCTCTTGTGTCTTCTGCGCTGGTTTGAATGGTTTGCACTGGGATTTCATGCTTTGCCCTAAAGACCgtttgcagggctggaggaTATTGTGTTTTACCCAAAGACATTGTGTTGGTCATGGTGTGGGACAAGTGAGCGACACATACTGCAGGAAGGGTCAGAGAGCGAGAGCTGATGCTCCCGTTCTGCCTTAAATTCCTCAGTGTGAAGCAGCTTGGGATGTGAGCTCCAGCCCCGCTGTCAGTGCCTGAGGAGGGCTGGTTCAACGGTGACCCGCCTCGCATCTCGATCTAGGGGATTCCTGTTAGCCTCCTGGAAATCGGCCCGAAGGCCCGATGGCATTGCAATGCTGCTTTGGATAACGCATCCCATCACATTGCCCCGGTGGACGATGAGGCGTGAAGAGCCCTGTGGGACCTTCTTCAGCTCCGTCCTTGACCAGCACCAGCTACTGCACCTCCCTGCTGTGCTTTCCTTGCTTGCCCGTGGTCTTGCCCAGATGCTTTAGCTGGGAAGGCCGTGTGGACGCAGAGGGTGGCCCATAGCTAGGAGACATCAGCGGATCAACAGCCTTCGGCTCCTACAGTCCTGGCTGGCTTTTGGGGGACCCAAACACGATGGTGGCGATGGTGGTGggacaggaggaaggaaaggcgAGTACCCTTCCAAAAAGCAGGGGTTGCTGTAGCGGGCTAAAGACCTGTCTCGCTGTTGGCCGGCAACACGTGGGTTAGTGCCGTATTTCTTGCAGTTTGGCAAGGCTGCATCAGACTGGAACGTATCTCTAGGTGGTGATATGGTCAGTCAATAGCCTTCATAATTAATCAAGCACTAATAGACAAATTAGAAATCGCTTCTCTTCAAAGCAGGGGGTGGAGGCAAATGGCTGGTGGATTTTAACTGTTTCgctgctttattttattgcctggttttacattgctccctTGGAAATGGTGGGTTGTTTAGGGAAGTTTTGTAcataaacatgattttaaatttaaattattatcttGATTACCAAACGTGGATGGTGAattgaaaacttgtttttcaggCAAGCAAATGAAGAATAATATTACATTTTACACTCCACTAAATCAATGTAGCCCTAATTTTGCCATGCAGGAAATCAATTCCGGTCTTTATAACAGTCGAAGATGTTATGAACAAAGTAATTTCGCAAATTATGGCAAGTAACACGTTTATTGATGACTGTAGTTTAGGAATTTAGAATTTGTGAGAGCTGTAATATAATAAGGCTGTACTGGCAGGAGCTGAGTGAAATACAGATTATACGGTGAAACTGTAATGCATCATTTGCTATTAGTGGACTGGTAATAATTACCAGtttcaaagcagctttttcCATGTAATCTTTAGTCTCAGTTGTAACAGCCCTTCTCATTGACATTATGATTACACGAGCTGCCCTTATGATCTAGAATATCTAGTTGATGGGAATACTAAAATGTGGTAGCGAACACTCGATGTTGTATCCTCATTATAAgataaaatgctattttctcTGACCTGATCTATAAGGTAGAGAGGCGAGGTAGCGTTACATTGTTAGCTCCTACCGTGGTGTTAAAAACTTGCACTTCATTACGGTGAAGCAAGATGAAATTTTCccatttaagatttttttccaagctcaTAAATGAGCATAGGAATGTGCAAGTCCAATTGAATTTCCCTCTAATTTCAGCAGATTTAAGTGTTTATCTGCGCTCGCATGCCTGGCACATCCTAAACACTGCAGCGCATTATATTCCGATGCCGGCTTCAGGatgaaatgttaaatattattCCAAGGGCTTTTAAAGTGATTAAAGTGTTAAATGCCTGCTGTAGATGATAGAGTCTTGTTTTACTTGCCCGATTCAGCTTCTCGGGCCAAACGTAGAATAACCACAGAGCcgggaggcagggaggagagctgcGGCGGGGCACTACAGCCAGCGCTTcgggctgcctgcctgcctctggtATCCCCGCATCATCCTTCGGCTCGCCCGAGAAGGAAAACGCCTGTGCGAagcttttcctcccctcctcccagtGAGATGGGAAACAAGACGGGTACAGATGAAGCGACgttttctttccaaatctgcctcatttgttttttctttcccttttcttcataTTAGGCAAATAGGGGAAACCTAATGGGGGCAACTCGCAGTGCAGCACGGAAAGATGTTTACCCAGGAGTGGTGCCTATGGAGCAGATACCTTGTAATGTAAATGTTGGGTCAGGGCAGGAGTGCGTGGCGCAGGCAGGTATCACCCCAGGCACTGATGCCCTTGGAGGGCTCCTGGTTTATTCCTCAGCAAACCTCAAgatcatgtttatttttttaaatatcactAAACAGAAACTCTGTGAGAactgctgggcagggctggaaatgaatttttattctcCTTGTAGCTTAGGTTTCAGTTTATCAGCATTTAGCAAAAAACATCCATATGGGGGTGGAAGAGAATTATTCTCAAAATTGCAGTGATGGATAAAAGCGCACTCACCTTTGCCATATCTCACGCCACTCTTTTCTCGTGGGCGGCCCTCAAAAAGTTATCCATCCCCCTTGTTTTGCCATATATTAGAAGGGGCTGCTTTCGGCTGTCATTATTAGCTGGCTTTTTGTTTAGTTATTTATTAGTTGGTTGCTCTTTTATAATGTCCGTGTTATctccaaaaataaattatcacgAAATAGAGTTAGCTTGCTACTTGCCAAAGTGGCATTTACCGTCCTCAGCTTCTTTTCAGTGCAAGAGAAATAATGTGGCTCCGGCAGGGCGCTCGGCCAGGCCTCCTGGCCACCTTCCAGCTCTTTTTCTGGcggagctgctgctctccctgccttcccctctccctgtcccATGTGCCGtttcatttaatcttttttttctctttctccttttctttttttttctctcctttttttttctttcttttgccccAGAGCCAAATCTCAGCTAAGGAGCAGGAGATAACTGCCTGATTTTGTGCACGTTGTTAGTCTTTCAAAATAAGGAGTAGGCTAATAATCTGGTGATGAGCTTGCTAGCAGTTGTGATGCTTTGGGTTGCTCCTTTGATCCGATgtacctgctttcctggagtgctTTTCAGAAGgggatatatttattttgcatttatctatctatctatgtATCTACTCCCCAGTCCAAATATTAGCAGCCTCTTGCAGCAAAAAGTCTGTGGAGTTGTAGCTGGCATCGACTGACTTTAACatctctctattttttttatttatttttttttagcatctttTTTGCTGCAGTTACCTGCCAGGGTTCGCTTTTGAACCCAGGGCTGGGGACGGTGGGAGGAGGCGGGCGTGCTTCGGGTGGGTTTGGAGCTCCCCGTCGCGCCCCTCGCCTCCTCCCgtcccctgtcccctgcctgcagccgAGCTGGGCCgtcccttccccagctcccagctgagcCTCCTGGAGGAGCGGAGCTTGGGCGGGGAGGCGAGCTCTCGCCCGCCGGCGGACGGCCGGAGATTGACGCTGCTTGTTGTGTTATTTTGCAGGTAAAGATGAGCCCAGCAGCTACACGTGTACGACTTGTAAACAGCCTTTCAACAGCGCCTGGTTCCTCTTGCAGCACGCACAGAACACGCACGGCTTACGGATCTACTTAGAAAGCGAGCACGGCAGCCCCCTGACGCCACGGGTTGGTATCCCAACAGGACTAGGTGCAGAGTGCCCTTCCCAGCCACCTCTCCACGGGATTCACATTGCAGACAATAACCCTTTTAACCTGCTCAGAATACCCGGCTCGGTCTCGAGGGAGGCGTCGGGGCTGGGAGAAGGGCGTTTCCCACCCACGCCGCCCCTCTTTAGCCCTCCCCCGAGGCACCATTTGGATCCGCATCGCATTGAGCGCCTGGGTGCGGAAGAAATGGCTCTGGCCACCCATCACCCTAGTGCCTTTGACAGGGTGCTGCGACTGAACCCCATGGCGATGGAGCCCCCCGCTATGGATTTCTCCCggaggctgcgggagctggcCGGCAACACCTCCAGCCCACCCTTGTCCCCGAGCCGGCCCAGCCCTATGCAAAGGTTGCTGCAGCCCTTCCAGCCCGGCAGCAAGCCCCCGTTCCTGGCCACACcgccccttcctcctctgcagtccgctcctcctccctcccagccgCCCATGAAGTCCAAGTCCTGCGAGTTCTGCGGGAAGACCTTCAAGTTTCAGAGCAACTTGGTGGTCCACCGCCGGAGCCACACCGGGGAGAAGCCCTACAAGTGCAACCTCTGTGACCACGCCTGCACGCAGGCCAGCAAGCTGAAGCGCCACATGAAGACCCACATGCACAAGTCCTCCCCCATGACGGTGAAGTCGGATGACGGGCTCTCCACCGCCAGCTCCCCTGAGCCAGGCACCAGCGACCTGGTGGGCAGCGCCAGCAGCGCTCTCAAGTCCGTGGTGGCCAAGTTCAAGAGCGAGAATGACCCCAACATGATCCCCGAGAAtggggatgaggaagaggaggaagaggaggaggaggaggaggaggaggaggaagaagaggaggaggactTGAACGAGAGTGACCGGCCGGACTACGGCTTCGGGATGAGCCTGGAGGCGGCCCGCCACCACGAGAACAACTCGCGGGCTGGCGAGGAGAGCCGGTCGATGCCGGACGTCATGCAGGGCATGGTCTTGAGCTCCATGCAGCACTTCAGCGAGGCCTTCCACCAGGTCCTGGGGGAGAAACACAAGCGGGGCCACCTCCCCGAGCCCGAGGTGCACAGGGACACTTGCGACGAAGACTCGGTGGCCGGCGAGTCTGACCGCATTGACGAGGGGGCTGTCAACGGCCGGGGCTGCTCCCCGGGGGAGTCCGCCTCGGGAGGCCTGtccaaaaagctgctgctgggtaGCCCCAGCTCCCTGAGCCCCTTCTCCAAACGCATCAAGCTGGAGAAGGAGTTCGACCTGCCGGCCGCCGCCATGCCCAACACCGAGAACGTTTACTCCCAGTGGCTGGCGGGCTACGCCGCCTCCCGGCAGCTGAAGGACCCCTTCCTCAGCTTCGGCGACTCCCGACAATCGCCCTTCGCCTCCTCCTCCGAGCACTCCTCGGAGAATGGCAGCCTGCGCTTCTCCACGCCGCCGGGCGAGCTGGACGGAGGGATCTCAGGCCGCAGCGGCACGGGAAGCGGAGGGAGCACGCCCCATATTAGTGGCCCGGGCCCTGGCAGGCCCAGCTCAAAAGAGGGCAGACGCAGCGACACTTGTGAGTACTGTGGGAAGGTCTTCAAGAACTGTAGTAATCTCACCGTCCACAGACGGAGCCACACGGGCGAGAGGCCGTATAAGTGTGAGCTTTGCAACTACGCCTGCGCCCAGAGTAGCAAGCTCACCCGGCACATGAAAACACACGGGCAGGTGGGAAAGGACGTTTACAAATGCGAGATTTGTAAGATGCCTTTTAGCGTGTACAGTACCCTGgagaaacacatgaaaaaatggCACAGTGATCGAGTCTTGAATAACGAGATAAAAACTGAATAGAGGTATATTCGtaccccccgccccccccatccacccccatcccttcccccctcccccccccccccatccctgtAGAGGTTTTCTAGTCCCTTGTGATGGAAATCATGGAAGCTAAGGATATTCGGAAAGTGCTTGTCACCAGCACaccctgtttattttctttttgttctcaCCGTTTGAATGCATGATCTGTATCGGGGCAATACTATTGCATTTTACGCAAACTTTGAGCCTTTCTCTTGTGCAATAATTTACATGTTGtgtatgttggggttttttttgttttgggtttttttgttgtttttctttttttctttttctttaatttttggaTTAGACAGCATGTATGGTATGTTATGGCTGTTTTTAAATTGTCCCTGATTAGTTGCTGAGCAAACACGTTGCTGTTTCCAGTTCCGTTcgggtaaaaaaagaaaaaaaaagaaaaaaaaaaaaagaggaaaaaagaggagaggaaaaaaaaagaaaaagagaaaagcaaaaccaaaccaaacccgAGAGCAAACAAAACCGACCATGCTGCATACATCCTGTAATACATATCAtgtacagttttgttttgtgacGTGCGAAGGAAAACACGCTTTGGGTAACCCTCTACGGACAGGACCGATAGCACCGAAGAAGTGTTGCGTTAGCTAGATTGCTGTCTTAAAAGAATAAACCCACCGATTGGAGAAAGAGTAcccattaggaaaaaaaaaaaggcctttaaTTGGAAAGTAACCGACCACCACCAGTCAGAAAGAGGTAGATTTCTATTATTAGCATTTggtttaaaacacacacacacacaaaaataatctgagtGCCTTGGATCTGTCGCGGCTGATGCCGATGGCTCCTTTCTGCTCGTCCTCCACGCGTAGCTCGTCTCCACGTCGGTCGCGGTGGTGAGCCTCTCCCACCGAGCGTGCGAGTCCGTCTCATGTCTCTTACAACGCCGGCTACCTAAgaatgaagaggaaagagaaaactaaggaagagaaagaaatgaccCACTCAGTCCTAGTTAATCATCATTCTCCCCTGccttttgttattattattattttttttttttttttttaaaccaaactgATCATACCAGTCTAAAAAACCCGCTTCGCTCCTGGAGAGAGCTTAAAACGAGATACAggaccttccccccccccccccccccaacttttattcccctccccccctgccctgatGATTAAATAGAATGTGAAACGCGCAGAGGCCCTTCAGCGCCATTAAATACACAAGTAAGGAAATCTGTTTTATGAAGatatttacttttaataatATCTTTTATTGATTCTGgcaccaaaacaaataaattcgAAGCCACTTGGTTGTCAAGCTGACAATCAAATTATAAACTTTAAGACCTCGTGTATACCgtataaaaaatgaaaaagactgGCAATAATATTTTACTGAGTGTAACGgatagaggagaaaaaaaaaataaaaaaaaatatattgtgatTTATTAGCACAATGTGGTACTGTTTGCcatttaaaaccagaacaggTGTATAAGCTAATATCGACACAGTGATGATTAACTACGAACTATTAAGACTTGCCTTTAATGTGATGCTTGGAAGAAGTAatggagaatttaaaaaaagaggaaacaaaagcaaaagagtaGCAGTATCTGTCTGTGCTCCCTAAAAGttgtccttttttaatttttttttttttaaattttttttttttccttctcatacTCTGTGTGCTGTTTGTGTTGACGTGGAAGAGGATTCCTTGTTTTATTCTTAAGCTAGCGCCCGCCCCGGTTGGTGTTCAAATAGCACTTGACTCTGCCTGTGATGtctgtatcttttctttaatCGAAGGTACAGAGGTTGAGTATAAAATAAGACTGCTCAGATAGGACAATTAAGTGCACTGTACAATTTTCCCAGTTTACAGGTCTATACTTTAAGGGAAAAGTTGCaagaatgctgaaaaaaaccacaccacaaaacccaataaaaaaaattgaacatgATCTCATTGAtgagcataaaaaaaaaacaaaccacaaacttTGCCAGCCATTTACTTGACTAATGAGCTTATCTTCTCGGACGCGACATTACAGCGCTGTGAATGGAAACAGACTCTACACTCACATAAAATGAATGATTGCTTTCGCTCTTACAGTGCAAGGatttttttgtacaaaaaaaaaaaaaacccaacttttttaaatataaatgttaagaaaatttttttaaggaaaaaaaagaaaaaaaaccacaacacttcATTATGTTTAGGGGGAAACTGTATTTTAGGGTTCATCGTCTTGGTGGTGTACAAGACTTgttattcattttaaaatggtaGTGGAAATTCTATGCCTTGGATATACACAGCTCTTCAGGTTGTATAAAAACATGCATTGGGGAAAGGTTTAAGATTATATAGTACTTAAATATAGGAAAATGCACACTCATGTTGATTCCTATGCTAAAACACATTTATGGtctcttttttctgtatttctagaaTGGTATTTGAATTAAATGTTCATCTAGTGTAGGCACTATAGTATTTATATTGAagcttgtatttttaactgttgCTTGTTCTCTTAAAAGGTATTGATGTACCTTTTTTggtagtggaaaaaaaaaaaccacaggctgccacagtatatttttttaatttggcaggATAATATAGTGCAAATTATTTGtatgtttcaaaaaaaagaaaaaagacaaaaagacaaaaaaagtgtGACATTGTACAGATCCGAGGCCATATAATGGCTCTTTGGGGGAAAACTGTTAAGATGTCACGCTGCTGGCCGTCACAGAGGGGTGTACATATCTTTTTTcgttcttttttcctgctgccatACTGTATGCAGTACTGCAAGCTAATAACGTTGGTTTGTTATGTAGTGTGCTTTATGTCCCTTTCCTTCTATCACCCGACATTCCAGCATCTTAACTTCATAtgcagtaaaagaaagaaagaaagaaagaaaaaaaaaaaagctaaaaaaaaaccaacaaaaaaacaaaaacaaacaaaaaaaaaacaaaaaagaaaaaaccgTTTTGCAGTTTTTTTCATTGCCAAAAACTAAATGGTGCTTTATATTTAGATTGGAAAGAATTTCATATGCAAAGCATATTAAAGAGAAAGCCCGCTTGAGTCAATACTTTTTTGTAAATGGcaatgcagaatattttgttaTTGGCCTTTTCTATTCCTGTAATGAAAGCTGTTTGTCGTAACTTgaaattttatcttttactATGGGAGTCACTATTTATTATTGCTTATGTGCTCTGTTCAAAACAGAGGCACTTAAtttgatcttttatttttctttgggtttttttggggggggatttttttttttttaattatttggatGACCAAAGGTCATTACAACCTGgctttttattgtatttgtttCTGGTCTTTGTTAAGTTCTATTGGAAAAACCACTGTCTGTGTTTTTTTGGCAGTTGTCTGCATTATCCTGTTCATACACCCATTTTGTCcctttattgaaaaaataaaaaaaaaaccttaaagtACACAGTGTCAGCTTCTCGTGTCCTCATTTGACACACGCTGTAGAGGGTTCCAGCAGCAGGCTGTAGGAGAAGGTCCCGTGCAGGGGTGTTTTGGGGTGCATGCTCCTAACCCCGAGGAGTGCCCGCCACCCAGCTTGACCTTAACTAAGCCGCCTCTGCCGGGGAAGAGGATTTTTGGGCTAACGAGTTAGCGTCCCGGCCAGTGGAGAGCGTTCGCAGTCTGGACCtatagttttggggttttttttcctcctgtagtTGAGGACTAAGCTGTGACCCCCCACACCCCGATAACCGGCGGCATCTCTGGCTTTCCCTTAGCGGCCTGGGTCTGCGACAGGGACTGCCCTCCCCCGTTTGGCAATGCTTTGGCAGAAAAGGTGagcggggggaaaaaaaaaaaaaaaaaaaaaagctctacAGCCCACCCTGCACCCCAAGACTCCCCCAATCCCCAGCTGgttttgggggtgtggggtgaaATCAGCCCCAAAGCTCCCGGCACCACTCCCAGCTGCAGACTGGAGCTGGGAgctcccctcccttctcccctgggctttttttttttttttttttttttttttttttttggtgggaatTGCAGGTTTATGAAACGTTTTATGTGCATTGTCTCTAAATTCCAGACTCCAGTTCAGGTCCCCCTCATCCCCCCCTTAGGGGTCTGTGTATGTTGTCAGTTTGACAAATACTGCATGTTGCAGCATCTCTTTACTTTATTAAAGCACGTACCGCTGTGATACTGTCTCTTGCTGTTCCTAGTGTAATGGatttaatactttttctttttcttttcctttttttgatttCTGTAAAACCTTCCAGTTGTTCTGTCGTCTTCTTGTGATGGCATCGTTTGTTGCCCGTATTTTGCCCAGCGCCTTCAGAAGGGGAAGttggggatttaaaaaaatacagaaatatacctaatgaaaaaaaattattcctcttCTAAGGgacaccaaaaagaaaaaaaaaaatctgtttgagTCCCAGGACAGGAGGAATGAAGTTTGCATTGTCCAGGCTAGCAGGGCGAGcgtgcaggggggctggaaatGTGCCGGCAGCACCCCTGAACCGCAGTCCCCTTTGCTGGGCCGGTACCCTGGCTGTCGCCGAGGTGGATGCTGTGCCGGAGCTGGAGCCGTGCAAGTGCGGGCGCTGCTGGAGGGACCCCCAGCACAGCGTAGGGGAGGCAGGGTGCAGCCCtggcgtggtgggctggagctgAAGGGGATGGATGCGGTGGCTgtccccagcagagctggtgtaCGCAGGGATGCGCAGAGCGCTTGGCAGCTGTCATGATGACACGCCTGTTGATCCCGTGCCATGAACTGTCCGTACAGTCCggtctctccctccctctcactATTTTTACTGCTGGTTGTTCACACCGTGGTTGAGATGTTGTCTAGAGGACTTGTGTTGGCAGGTCTGCCCAGAGTTGAGCATTGCCTGGCTGTCTTTTGGAGCGGGCGCTATACCCGGTGTCTATCCTACGGCGGGCGTCGTTCCACTACCTTTCTCTATACTATGTTTTACATGTGAAGTAACCGTATATGCAGGTGTATATACAGGCATCTCTAGGCAGATCTGGGCTCCATGCACTGCTACAAAATTAAGAGGTGGAAAGCATACAgcaattcagtatttttttttttgaaattgcaCAGCGATGCATTTGATTTACAGGTCTCAGAAAGATGAATTTTATAGCTTTCAGGAGCTAAACGAGCCCTCTGGGCGCTGCATTGCCCTGCAACCGTGCACGTGGGGCTGGGGCCGTGGTTTGGAGGAGCTTCACAagaagcagctcctgctgtaGGAGAGAGCACTGGCTGGCCGGCGAGAGCGTAGCTTGTGAATGACAACGTGCTGTCACATCAACACCACAGCAGAATTCTTTAACGTGATGTTTTTCTGCCAGTGGCAATGAGTTAATGGCGTGATAAACCCGCTGAAGTTTGTTGGGTTGGGGGGTGGATGTCTAAAGGCCCCATCATGTGCTCTCGAGATGCTTTGGCACCCCGCGCATGCGTGACCCGCGCGCTGTAGaaaccttcctttttctgtctgtgcaaAAAGAAGTCTGTAAATAAGAGCGATATTTGGGTAACGGTGTCTTTATCGTTCAAATCTCAAACCCCATCAACTTTCGAGGAGGAACACGTGTTTTTATGGCACAGACCCCTTTGCTGTTAGTATTTAATCTCCTCCAAATTGAATGATTAATGTAATGAAGGCGCTGAAACAGTATCCAGAATTTAGACTACAGATGTTTCGTATTTATTATGTTTCTAAGGGCTGAGATAAATATGGGAATAAGTGATACCATGTCTTTGCTTGACATTCAGGAGGCTTTGGCGTATCTGATGAGATACAGTTTTGGGGTTTATCTAAGAGCAGAGTttgtacaaaaaagaaaaagagatacCAGCAGCTCTTTTAGTgccttccctctcttttttttcctcctgtaagAGCTGAAAACCATTTTTTGGTGGTTGCATGGGCAAATCGTAGTGTTGACTGGGAGAGTGATGCTGCTCGGAGGGCTCTTTGCCAGAGTTGCCGGAGAGCCGCTGCTCCTCGAGCCCTGATGCTCGGCTGCTGGGTTCAGACTAGCCACAGGGATCCAGGTGTGGGATGCCCCCCCACCGTGGGGCAGGAGGCATGGGGGGGGCGCTGGTTTTTGTGCCCCTTGGTGGGACATACAGTTCGTAGCCGTGTTGTGCTGGTATGGCTTGTAGCTGGGATGGCTGCGGTGTTCTTGGCTCCGTTGAAGGTCTCAGCCAGCTTTGGCGTCAGCCTGGAAGGCACTGGGCTcaggcggcagcagcagcagcctgccctggcGGGGAAGGGGGACACCCAGTGAAGAGCTGGGCCAGGAGCTGCTTATTTAGTCTTGATGGCAGCTCACGCAGAGCCCTTCAACCACTCTCTTAAGTATTAATGAGGCAATTTCCATAGAAACTGGCTCCCTGGTCGCGATGCAGAGGTGGATTTTGAGGGGTGTGCTGACAACGTGCCGGCCTCGCCACCGCTGCCTGCACTGTGGCCCTTAGCCTGCCGTTTGGGGTGGCGGGGGCTTGGGGCTCGGCCTCAAGCAGGGGCTCTCAGCCGCTTTCGTTCTCTGTGTGAGCGGAGCTGGGCCCCATCCCGTGCTGCTGGAGTTGATGGCAGTCGCCCACCTGCTTCGCTGGGCATGGGCTGGGGCTTTGCAGCCTGAGCTTTGCTGCCGCAGCGTGCATTGCATGCCGTGTCATATCCAACGTGTGATGAGTTGGAGAACATCCTCCGTGAGCCACCTGCCGTGCGGCGTATTGACAGTACCGA
The nucleotide sequence above comes from Falco biarmicus isolate bFalBia1 chromosome 12, bFalBia1.pri, whole genome shotgun sequence. Encoded proteins:
- the BCL11A gene encoding B-cell lymphoma/leukemia 11A isoform X7; the protein is MSRRKQGKPQHLSKREFSPEPLEAILTDDEPEHGTLGAPEGDHDLLTCGQCQMNFPLGDILIFIEHKRKQCNGSLCLEKAVDKPPSPSPSELKKASNPVEVGIQVTPEDDDCLSTSSRGICPKQEHIAGKDEPSSYTCTTCKQPFNSAWFLLQHAQNTHGLRIYLESEHGSPLTPRVGIPTGLGAECPSQPPLHGIHIADNNPFNLLRIPGSVSREASGLGEGRFPPTPPLFSPPPRHHLDPHRIERLGAEEMALATHHPSAFDRVLRLNPMAMEPPAMDFSRRLRELAGNTSSPPLSPSRPSPMQRLLQPFQPGSKPPFLATPPLPPLQSAPPPSQPPMKSKSCEFCGKTFKFQSNLVVHRRSHTGEKPYKCNLCDHACTQASKLKRHMKTHMHKSSPMTVKSDDGLSTASSPEPGTSDLVGSASSALKSVVAKFKSENDPNMIPENGDEEEEEEEEEEEEEEEEEEEDLNESDRPDYGFGMSLEAARHHENNSRAGEESRSMPDVMQGMVLSSMQHFSEAFHQVLGEKHKRGHLPEPEVHRDTCDEDSVAGESDRIDEGAVNGRGCSPGESASGGLSKKLLLGSPSSLSPFSKRIKLEKEFDLPAAAMPNTENVYSQWLAGYAASRQLKDPFLSFGDSRQSPFASSSEHSSENGSLRFSTPPGELDGGISGRSGTGSGGSTPHISGPGPGRPSSKEGRRSDTCEYCGKVFKNCSNLTVHRRSHTGERPYKCELCNYACAQSSKLTRHMKTHGQVRRTPPAGAAPREPRTSGSFRMEVQEHLNSERR
- the BCL11A gene encoding B-cell lymphoma/leukemia 11A isoform X5, with the protein product MSRRKQGKPQHLSKREFSPEPLEAILTDDEPEHGTLGAPEGDHDLLTCGQCQMNFPLGDILIFIEHKRKQCNGSLCLEKAVDKPPSPSPSELKKASNPVEVGIQVTPEDDDCLSTSSRGICPKQEHIAGKDEPSSYTCTTCKQPFNSAWFLLQHAQNTHGLRIYLESEHGSPLTPRVGIPTGLGAECPSQPPLHGIHIADNNPFNLLRIPGSVSREASGLGEGRFPPTPPLFSPPPRHHLDPHRIERLGAEEMALATHHPSAFDRVLRLNPMAMEPPAMDFSRRLRELAGNTSSPPLSPSRPSPMQRLLQPFQPGSKPPFLATPPLPPLQSAPPPSQPPMKSKSCEFCGKTFKFQSNLVVHRRSHTGEKPYKCNLCDHACTQASKLKRHMKTHMHKSSPMTVKSDDGLSTASSPEPGTSDLVGSASSALKSVVAKFKSENDPNMIPENGDEEEEEEEEEEEEEEEEEEEDLNESDRPDYGFGMSLEAARHHENNSRAGEESRSMPDVMQGMVLSSMQHFSEAFHQVLGEKHKRGHLPEPEVHRDTCDEDSVAGESDRIDEGAVNGRGCSPGESASGGLSKKLLLGSPSSLSPFSKRIKLEKEFDLPAAAMPNTENVYSQWLAGYAASRQLKDPFLSFGDSRQSPFASSSEHSSENGSLRFSTPPGELDGGISGRSGTGSGGSTPHISGPGPGRPSSKEGRRSDTCSAYPPSWRSAQGAPDVWQFSDGSSRALKF
- the BCL11A gene encoding B-cell lymphoma/leukemia 11A isoform X2; translation: MFTSTACAGSLLPTNTGESEPGLSTHTRTHARTHTHTHTHTLSHPRTALPRRRVSTPNQIHSPRERKSKPDPLHTVRNKNSGSLPPAAATHTRARCKISGSALCTTKGNSSWKAEPLEAILTDDEPEHGTLGAPEGDHDLLTCGQCQMNFPLGDILIFIEHKRKQCNGSLCLEKAVDKPPSPSPSELKKASNPVEVGIQVTPEDDDCLSTSSRGICPKQEHIAGKDEPSSYTCTTCKQPFNSAWFLLQHAQNTHGLRIYLESEHGSPLTPRVGIPTGLGAECPSQPPLHGIHIADNNPFNLLRIPGSVSREASGLGEGRFPPTPPLFSPPPRHHLDPHRIERLGAEEMALATHHPSAFDRVLRLNPMAMEPPAMDFSRRLRELAGNTSSPPLSPSRPSPMQRLLQPFQPGSKPPFLATPPLPPLQSAPPPSQPPMKSKSCEFCGKTFKFQSNLVVHRRSHTGEKPYKCNLCDHACTQASKLKRHMKTHMHKSSPMTVKSDDGLSTASSPEPGTSDLVGSASSALKSVVAKFKSENDPNMIPENGDEEEEEEEEEEEEEEEEEEEDLNESDRPDYGFGMSLEAARHHENNSRAGEESRSMPDVMQGMVLSSMQHFSEAFHQVLGEKHKRGHLPEPEVHRDTCDEDSVAGESDRIDEGAVNGRGCSPGESASGGLSKKLLLGSPSSLSPFSKRIKLEKEFDLPAAAMPNTENVYSQWLAGYAASRQLKDPFLSFGDSRQSPFASSSEHSSENGSLRFSTPPGELDGGISGRSGTGSGGSTPHISGPGPGRPSSKEGRRSDTCSAYPPSWRSAQGAPDVWQFSDGSSRALKF